The following nucleotide sequence is from Psychromonas sp. psych-6C06.
TTGATGTGGCAGATAACTACATTTCTCAACATGTTGGAAAAAGTGATCTTGTTGTTACACAAGATATCCCTCTCGCTGCCGAGATAGTAGAAAAAGGGATCACGGCACTTAACCCTCGTGGCGAGCTATATACTGCCGAAAATATCCGTCAACGATTAGCAATGCGCAATTTTGCACAAGAGATGCGGGATATCGGGCAGATGACGGGTGGACAATCTAAGTTT
It contains:
- a CDS encoding YaiI/YqxD family protein, which gives rise to MTIWIDADACPVPVREIVIRASERTSTPLIFVANSTLPVPRRALIKTVQVAQGFDVADNYISQHVGKSDLVVTQDIPLAAEIVEKGITALNPRGELYTAENIRQRLAMRNFAQEMRDIGQMTGGQSKFADKEKQAFANALDRWLQKNKA